The following nucleotide sequence is from Paeniglutamicibacter kerguelensis.
GGACCTCCATCTGCCCCCTGGGCGATACCCGGAATCCGCCATCCGCGGTCGCCGGTGCGAGCAGCACGGTGTTTCCCTTGACGCTCACCGTGACCCGGGCACCGGCCTTGGGCTTCATGCCAAGGGTCTTGCGTGCGGAAACCGGCAGGGTGATGACGCCGCCGGGGGATACCTTGGCGCGGGTGTTCTTGACGGTCAGCGTGCTCATGGTGAATTCTCCCTGGGGGTTTGAAGGGGTGG
It contains:
- a CDS encoding AbrB/MazE/SpoVT family DNA-binding domain-containing protein, which produces MSTLTVKNTRAKVSPGGVITLPVSARKTLGMKPKAGARVTVSVKGNTVLLAPATADGGFRVSPRGQMEVRGEALRVLEGGKERHFYFELDDERQTVALHPWK